The proteins below come from a single Tachypleus tridentatus isolate NWPU-2018 chromosome 13, ASM421037v1, whole genome shotgun sequence genomic window:
- the LOC143236048 gene encoding GSK3-beta interaction protein-like, translated as MVDNSNTGKDMLDEPGWEAEGQAVVEDVSFAVKEIHISTALPITESAVYLNIETKEGQKLCVEMSSRGFCVVGNEFNSKAETDCSDDAIYFETPYALLDKYSPLYRDTFGNTLICKLNEIKEMEDKNNK; from the coding sequence ATGGTTGATAATAGCAACACTGGGAAGGACATGCTTGATGAACCAGGATGGGAGGCAGAAGGTCAAGCTGTTGTTGAAGATGTGAGCTTTGCTGTCAAAGAAATTCACATATCGACAGCTCTTCCCATTACAGAAAGTGCTGTATATTTAAACATTGAAACAAAAGAAGGACAAAAACTATGTGTAGAAATGTCATCTAGAGGATTCTGTGTTGTTGGTAATGAATTCAATTCCAAAGCTGAAACAGACTGTAGTGATGATGCCATTTATTTTGAAACTCCGTATGCTCTTTTAGACAAATACAGTCCATTATATAGAGATACGTTTGGAAACACACTTATTTGCAAGTTAAATGAGATAAAGGAAATGGAAGATAAGAATAATAAGTAA